A genomic window from Fusarium falciforme chromosome 2, complete sequence includes:
- a CDS encoding FNIP-N domain-containing protein: protein MLGRLLHLGSGGPSVTPSQATAKTSRPVSSLESVQEDIHTRNLLFPDAQALYQHRNDQVFPLSTTPTTPATSTANAFDYSGDVDLDVRDVRVIIMQDALGPTNASLLFDSHPAPPVSPIERPVVPQELRRTPTSPRKSSLSQLSRPLVIQPEGPQPPPRQGAFDRRASLQGRSQVHIETDGQKAAREYREELATFSSCIFGNSELMSYKGTSTKVHVVPGDSRPVDPSGGILGDGRSSIGRSSARSSRLSQSFSSTTFSPTNVSGAAHVHAHTPRQSEKKKVLITRLFPVNLAADDTDTNVSPPSRYADESAGFPFPSTNDESAPKKKKPQPKQRRTPMYAVVLVVQLPAAPPSTRTPAASQSKQRESSSYDQEFFSSSFSSARPSGWGMVGSGNYGDGTESNFSVDMEDRIDSLTRHWDIIMRTLTHLQSVVATILGTMLRHVDISSPGAMATSVTSNKTGRTPSFSDRRPEMPRVKPPKSTTKLVSLWPNCLADDANVAGEVDAARHRIVMGLSAARVVTGQGRWGIWRDEARWTCKWTSGIDHHNQFFYNLLTGFLATHTDWLQALCPPSYRRRLFLQQKNRNEEDLSLPARTIIVSEDKMAARRMIFLLSAFLPANSQIPTTRAHRPSTSTSVGTFSNSPPTFVIPVLREESLRRKINRRTGLRRASHSRTTSQSARASAVPMQLAHLTMDRNHERRVSDAASIRPSNFGMFGSDMVSRKSSAATTTTVLPETTVPHFSTIQRVDTHRRPRPSSSGSVATDDLKRSLKRGESTGGMSNASSDSRSQSSRWGSVISGLWSTRRRDSTTLSSYGQIDPKSPTKQAFPRTDKLSQMVEEVTLGEDLHAPSSSAARPSTEVRETGTPRECKGHSREPSIRPERTPDPNGAFESPVKTSINADDGVIDVDISFPDYMTSFESAISSPSSSGYLSTPGFQGGLDSFEQASRLCIDGDLPLNAAGWLNRYHPDFAVQAIPPQEDLMEQVKASLRAEPTPAPAFPLLDLSERWVEVSCVMIADTTTNSITRLRYRRLVKPRAPVDRPASGPAALSTSYGGVLTPSILPYETQLEEEWIEEPVLHSDETLTEAVERVISLNQDTSKDHSLASSQTHSEVRMSTEAEEPVSITAPETPALPNAPLEIPRVQCKTVVLSALEDCIREVIDVREKRHLETNGNARNTPSRNLLHDAINIWLDNLDITDG from the coding sequence ATGCTCGGCCGGCTCTTGCACCTGGGCTCCGGCGGTCCTTCGGTCACGCCCTCTCAGGCGACGGCCAAGACGTCGAGGCCAGTATCCTCGCTTGAATCTGTTCAGGAGGATATTCATACTCGCaatcttcttttcccagACGCTCAAGCTCTATATCAGCACCGCAATGACCAGGTGTTTCCTCTATCTACAACCCCAACTACCCCAGCTACATCTACAGCCAACGCTTTCGACTATAGCGGCGATGTCGACCTCGATGTGCGTGACGTCCGTGTCATTATCATGCAGGATGCTCTAGGTCCTACCAAcgcctctctcctctttgaCAGtcatccagctcctccagtGTCTCCGATAGAAAGGCCCGTTGTCCCTCAAGAGCTTCGCCGTACTCCAACCTCGCCGCGCAAGAGCAGTCTTAGTCAACTCTCGCGCCCCCTCGTCATCCAGCCCGAGGGTCCTCAACCGCCTCCGCGGCAAGGCGCTTTTGACCGTCGAGCTTCCTTGCAGGGACGCAGCCAGGTCCATATTGAGACGGACGGTCAGAAAGCTGCGCGTGAGTATCGGGAGGAGCTGGCAACTTTTTCTAGCTGCATTTTTGGAAACTCCGAGTTGATGTCCTACAAAGGGACCTCAACAAAGGTACATGTAGTACCGGGCGACTCCCGACCTGTCGATCCCTCGGGCGGTATTCTAGGTGATGGTAGGAGCTCCATTGGCCGCTCCAGTGCTCGCTCCAGCCGTCTTTCGCAGTCGTTCTCCTCAACGACCTTCTCACCAACCAACGTCTCTGGTGCAGCGCATGTTCATGCTCACACACCACGCCAGAGCGAGAAAAAGAAGGTCCTCATCACTCGCCTCTTTCCCGTGAATCTAGCTGCAGATGACACCGACACCAACGTCTCGCCTCCGAGCCGCTACGCAGACGAAAGCGCCGGCTTCCCGTTCCCTTCGACGAATGACGAATCTgcgccaaagaagaagaagccacaGCCCAAGCAACGACGCACGCCAATGTATGCCGTGGTTCTAGTTGTTCAGCTCCCCGCTGCTCCTCCTTCGACCCGTACGCCTGCCGCGTCCCAGTCAAAACAGCGCGAATCCAGTTCCTACGACCAGGAgttcttctcttcatcattTAGCTCAGCTCGACCTTCAGGATGGGGCATGGTTGGCTCTGGTAACTACGGCGATGGAACCGAGTCAAACTTCTCAGTCGATATGGAGGACCGAATCGATTCCCTAACCCGGCACTGGGATATTATCATGAGGACCTTGACGCATCTCCAATCCGTAGTTGCAACCATTCTAGGAACGATGCTTAGACACGTCGATATTTCTTCTCCCGGAGCCATGGCGACCTCAGTCACCTCGAACAAAACCGGCAGGACGCCGTCTTTCTCGGACCGACGCCCTGAGATGCCTCGGGTTAAGCCCCCGAAGAGCACCACAAAGCTGGTATCATTGTGGCCTAACTGTCTTGCGGATGATGCCAATGTTGCGGGCGAGGTGGATGCCGCGAGACATAGAATTGTCATGGGCCTAAGCGCGGCCAGAGTCGTTACCGGTCAGGGGCGATGGGGGATATGGCGCGATGAAGCTCGATGGACGTGCAAGTGGACTTCTGGAATCGACCATCACAACCAATTCTTCTACAACCTCCTGACCGGGTTTCTCGCTACTCACACCGACTGGCTTCAGGCTCTTTGCCCCCCTTCGTACCGAAGACGCCTCTTTTTGCAGCAGAAAAACCGGAACGAGGAGGACCTATCACTTCCGGCGCGGACAATCATTGTCTCTGAGGATAAGATGGCTGCTCGACGCATGATCTTTCTCCTCTCGGCCTTCCTCCCCGCGAATTCCCAGATTCCTACGACCCGGGCCCATCGTCCTAGCACATCAACTTCAGTCGGCACGTTCTCGAACTCTCCTCCGACCTTTGTGATTCCCGTTCTTCGAGAGGAGTCTCTTCGCCGCAAGATTAATCGTCGCACTGGACTTCGTCGAGCTTCTCACTCTCGGACAACGAGCCAGAGCGCAAGGGCTTCTGCTGTGCCCATGCAGCTGGCTCACCTTACCATGGATCGTAATCACGAACGCCGCGTTTCGGATGCTGCCTCGATCCGACCATCTAACTTTGGCATGTTTGGTAGCGACATGGTTAGCAGGAAGAGCAGTGCGGCAACTACTACGACGGTTCTGCCCGAAACCACGGTGCCGCACTTTTCCACTATTCAGCGCGTCGATACGCATAGGAGGCCTCGACCGAGCAGCAGTGGAAGCGTGGCCACGGATGACCTGAAGCGGTCCCTCAAGCGAGGAGAGAGCACGGGTGGGATGAGCAATGCCAGCAGCGACTCGAGGAGCCAGAGCTCGCGCTGGGGCAGCGTTATAAGTGGTCTTTGGAGCACTCGCCGCCGAGATTCCACCACACTCAGCAGCTACGGACAGATAGATCCGAAATCCCCCACCAAGCAGGCTTTCCCCAGGACAGACAAACTATCCCAAATGGTCGAGGAGGTGACTCTCGGCGAAGATCTCCACGCCCCTTCGTCGTCGGCTGCTCGTCCTTCGACCGAGGTTCGCGAGACGGGCACACCACGAGAATGCAAGGGTCACAGTAGGGAACCATCAATCCGACCGGAACGAACACCAGATCCCAATGGTGCTTTCGAGTCACCGGTCAAGACGTCCATCAATGCCGATGACGGGGTCATTGACGTGGACATTTCTTTCCCGGACTACATGACATCTTTTGAGTCTGCAATCAGCTCTCCCTCCAGCAGTGGTTATCTTTCCACCCCAGGATTTCAAGGAGGATTGGATTCCTTTGAACAGGCCTCGCGCTTGTGTATCGATGGAGACCTCCCGCTCAATGCTGCGGGCTGGCTCAATCGCTATCACCCCGACTTTGCGGTTCAAGCAATCCCCCCCCAGGAGGACCTCATGGAGCAGGTCAAGGCGTCTCTTCGGGCCGAGCCAACCCCTGCTCCAGCTTTCCCTCTGCTCGACCTCTCGGAGCGTTGGGTGGAGGTGAGCTGTGTCATGATTGCTGACACTACAACTAACTCGATTACACGTCTCCGTTATCGCCGACTGGTGAAGCCACGGGCACCAGTTGATCGGCCAGCTTCCGGACCTGCAGCCTTGTCCACATCATATGGAGGAGTTTTGACTCCCTCGATTCTCCCCTATGAGACCCAGCTGGAAGAGGAGTGGATCGAGGAGCCTGTGCTACACTCGGACGAGACTCTGACTGAGGCTGTTGAGAGGGTCATCAGCCTCAACCAGGATACTAGCAAGGATCACTCACTGGCCTCATCGCAGACACATAGCGAGGTTCGCATGAGCACCGAAGCTGAGGAGCCCGTTTCTATCACGGCGCCCGAGACACCGGCATTGCCCAATGCACCCCTGGAGATCCCCCGTGTCCAGTGCAAGACTGTGGTGCTCTCTGCGCTGGAAGACTGCATTCGCGAAGTTATCGACGTGCGCGAGAAGAGGCACCTCGAGACAAATGGCAATGCGAGAAATACACCATCACGAAACCTACTTCATGATGCCATCAACATATGGCTGGACAACTTGGATATTACCGATGGATGA
- a CDS encoding SH3 domain-containing protein, whose translation MDDVADLVVTPFRDIVDKGRTAVENAGDDKVMLKAAQSLVKEGERALKRIEPLCRKHLDEYGSNFLDALKENDDIANFRSELTDLLWEFDDYIELEDFEPEKFAELQGLSRKAAPKIYDILMRMKLEVPIDHDTRSIMTRLSGPQSRPISPDAPPIPPLFPFSDMRKDSASPASVQRSAPESVADSRSVHDPPTVEAATAQLRHLMQTQSGPDEGLYANIPGSLKPGPPQGPPPMEPPPRPPSANPWDVKTPPQHREQRFPDDFSFERRAPVAPVESPIEPISPPLSPQRAKESPTSRPRPLYMGSDRSSQISNDSRLSPTGAEPSSYERTYSIFPTPRGRYSNSNSIMSTSIPEDVASDRSSAGYIAQLSSRLPPPRTHSLPKSRPESVETNQSSVFDPARTDGVNTPLTEHRGSAVSAADSSPTLGSSELSTLPLKAPPVNNYQGMVELPQVVRMPEIDNLPIPVETETPTPEHPPNPFAVDCKLNPQSSFYTHKGFCDGAKEILNGGAGVKKTVKAGFASAASIAKCVKCHFELDFNEIDLDVNKAARGNFIKNGIGYRIRFLQKSHLPTRRSDDVMYGCIFCIHQGRTLHASDATVFVSQKALFAHLARHPRPLPAVPGFTVIEEAEVPDRYRNDYDLHFKSPVETHPVVEKSNEICNMPTATSKEAARRMYGQRLLYDRTPALEMVQGARITGIEWPAKYLGEWCMGYHDAVYASVPFEIMRLDPPSPENIKMDGTSPTQVTARWRFNVKDKTKGDWLKFEKDEIITNISYPYQEFWCWSGTNQKGKWGIFPQAFIDIGTLRDLGVGSDRASVISSEKNKPTGGVLSRFSTRKSGRSGRRSSVAGSVGSNEILPPPTPVPGMYGRE comes from the exons ATGGATGACGTCGCCGATCTCGTTGTCACGCCTTTTCGTGACATTGTCGACAAGGGCCGCACAGCTGTTGAGAATGCTGGCGACGACAAGGTCATGCTCAAGGCCGCTCAGAGCCTCGTCAAAGAAGGCGAGCGAGCCCTCAAGAGAATCGAGCCGCTCTGTCGTAAGCACCTTGACGAATACGGCTCCAATTTcctcgacgccctcaagGAGAATG ACGACATCGCCAACTTCCGTTCAGAATTGACCGATTTGCTGTGGGAGTTTGACGACTATATCGAGCTCGAAGACTTTGAACCCGAAAAGTTTGCCGAGCTGCAAGGCCTTTCGCGAAAGGCGGCCCCCAAGATTTACGACATCCTAATGCGCATGAAGCTTGAGGTGCCTATCGACCATGATACCCGCTCCATCATGACACGCCTTTCCGGCCCGCAATCACGTCCAATCTCTCCAGACGCTCCTCCAATCCCACCACTATTCCCATTCTCCGACATGAGAAAGGATTCAGCTTCTCCTGCCAGCGTCCAACGCAGCGCTCCCGAGTCTGTCGCCGACTCCCGCTCCGTCCATGACCCCCCAACCGTCGAAGCAGCTACAGCCCAACTACGACACTTGATGCAGACGCAATCCGGTCCGGACGAGGGTCTCTATGCCAATATTCCAGGGTCACTCAAGCCCGGGCCTCCACAAGGGCCGCCGCCCATGGAGCCGCCTCCAAGACCTCCCTCGGCGAACCCGTGGGACGTCAAGACTCCGCCGCAACACCGGGAGCAACGCTTCCCAGACGACTTTTCGTTCGAGAGGAGGGCACCTGTGGCACCGGTCGAATCACCAATCGAGCCGATTTCGCCGCCTCTCAGCCCGCAGCGGGCTAAAGAGTCCCCGACATCTCGACCACGACCTCTGTACATGGGTTCAGACCGTTCATCCCAAATCAGCAACGATTCGAGACTCAGTCCAACAGGTGCCGAGCCCTCATCGTATGAGAGGACTTATAGCATCTTCCCTACTCCTCGTGGCCGATACTCAAACTCCAACTCCATCATGTCCACTTCCATTCCCGAGGATGTTGCTTCGGATAGATCCAGCGCAGGTTACATCGCTCAACTATCATCGAGGCTTCCCCCACCTCGAACCCATTCGCTGCCAAAGTCTCGTCCAGAGTCGGTCGAGACCAACCAGAGCTCCGTCTTTGACCCTGCTAGAACCGACGGAGTCAACACCCCCCTTACAGAGCACCGAGGGTCTGCTGTTTCGGCTGCCGACTCGAGCCCAACTCTCGGTTCTTCTGAATTAAGCACTCTCCCCCTCAAAGCTCCTCCGGTGAACAACTACCAAGGCATGGTTGAGCTGCCTCAGGTCGTGCGGATGCCTGAAATCGACAATCTTCCTATTCCTGTCGAGACTGAGACACCTACACCCGAGCACCCTCCGAACCCCTTTGCCGTTGATTGCAAGCTCAACCCTCAGAGTTCATTCTATACTCACAAGGGGTTCTGCGATGGCGCAAAAGAGATTTTGAACGGAGGGGCCGGTGTCAAAAAGACGGTCAAGGCT GGCTTCGCTTCTGCTGCTTCGATTGCAAAGTGTGTCAAGTGTCACTTTGAACTTGACTTTAACGAAATTGACTTGGACGTCAACAAAGCAG CACGCGGCAACTTTATCAAGAATGGCATTGGCTACCGTATCCGGTTCCTCCAGAAAAGCCATCTGCCAACACGACGCTCTGACGATGTCATGTATGGATGCATCTTTTGCATTCACCAAGGCCGAACTCTTCACGCCAGTGACGCAACAGTCTTTGTCTCCCAAAAGGCCCTGTTTGCCCACTTGGCTCGTCACCCAAGACCTCTACCAGCTGTTCCCGGATTCACTGTCATTGAAGAGGCCGAAGTGCCAGATCGATATCGAAATGACTATGACCTTCACTTCAAGAGCCCTGTCGAAACACATCCCGTAGTGGAAAAGTCAAATGAGATCTGCAACATGCCTACGGCTACGTCCAAGGAGGCGGCACGTAGGATGTACGGTCAGAGGCTCTTGTATGATCGGACGCCTGCTCTTGAGATGGTACAAGGGGCGAGAATCACCGGCATCGAGTGGCCAGCAAAATACCTGGGAGAGTGGTGCATGGGCTACCATGATGCTGTCTACGCCTCTGTGCCGTTTGAGATAATGAGGCTTGACCCTCCATCTCCTGAGAATATCAAGATGGACGGGACCAGCCCAACCCAAGTCACGGCGAGGTGGAGGTTCAacgtcaaggacaagacaaaGGGTGATTGGCTCAAGTTTGAGAAGGACGAGATCATCACCAATATCAGCT ATCCGTATCAGGAGTTTTGGTGCTGGTCTGGAACAAACCAGAAAGGCAAATGGGGAATATTCCCACAAGCCTTTATCGATATTGGTACGCTGAGAGACTTGGGCGTTGGTTCCGATCGAGCGAGCGTCATTAGTAGCGAGAAGAACAAGCCCACGGGCGGTGTCTTATCCCGATTCTCAACTCGCAAGTCGGGACGAtctgggagaagaagcagtgtAGCAGGCTCGGTGGGAAGTAACGAGATACTACCCCCTCCGACACCAGTACCCGGAATGTACGGACGCGAGTGA